One window from the genome of Streptococcus parasanguinis encodes:
- the leuC gene encoding 3-isopropylmalate dehydratase large subunit, whose translation MSGKSIFDKLWDRHVITGVEGQPQLMYVDQHYIHEVTSPQAFQGLRDAGRKVRRPDLTFGTFDHNVPTVNIFDIRDVISKAQIDKLAENVVDFGIDHAAHGSAKQGIVHMVGPETGRTQPGKFIVCGDSHTATHGAFGAIAFGIGTSEVEHVFATQTIWQVKPKKMLVEFTGTPQKGIYSKDYILALIARYGVACGVGYVVEYRGEAIDRLTMEERMTICNMSIEFGSKMGIMNPDETTFDYLRGRECVPDDFEAAVADWKTLVSDDDAVYDKVIRMDVSDLAPMVTWGTNPSMGVDFETPFPEFRDMNDERAYHYMDLEPGQKPADIELGYIFIGSCTNARLSDLELAAKFVKGKKIAPNLTAIVVPGSRPVKQAAEKLGLDKIFMDAGFEWRDPGCSMCLGMNPDKVPDGVHCASTSNRNFEDRQGFGAKTHLCSPAMAAAAAIAGRFVDVRQMPEVE comes from the coding sequence ATGAGTGGAAAATCTATCTTTGATAAACTTTGGGACCGCCACGTGATTACAGGAGTGGAAGGGCAACCCCAACTCATGTATGTGGACCAACACTATATCCACGAAGTGACGAGTCCGCAAGCCTTTCAAGGATTACGGGATGCAGGTCGCAAGGTTCGACGACCCGATTTAACCTTTGGAACCTTTGATCACAATGTTCCAACGGTCAATATTTTTGATATTCGAGATGTGATTTCAAAAGCCCAGATTGATAAATTAGCTGAGAATGTGGTGGACTTTGGGATTGATCATGCTGCCCATGGTTCTGCTAAGCAAGGAATCGTTCATATGGTGGGCCCTGAAACCGGTCGGACCCAGCCTGGGAAATTTATTGTCTGTGGAGACAGCCATACCGCAACCCACGGAGCCTTTGGTGCCATTGCCTTTGGGATTGGAACCAGTGAAGTGGAGCATGTCTTTGCTACCCAAACCATTTGGCAAGTCAAACCAAAGAAAATGTTGGTTGAATTCACCGGAACCCCACAAAAAGGGATCTATTCAAAGGATTACATCCTAGCTTTGATCGCGCGCTACGGTGTTGCTTGTGGAGTTGGCTACGTTGTAGAGTATCGGGGAGAAGCAATTGATCGCTTGACCATGGAAGAACGCATGACTATCTGTAACATGTCGATCGAGTTTGGGTCCAAAATGGGGATCATGAATCCAGATGAGACGACCTTTGACTACCTCCGAGGACGTGAATGTGTGCCAGATGATTTTGAGGCCGCAGTAGCTGATTGGAAGACTCTGGTTAGTGATGACGATGCCGTTTATGATAAGGTCATCCGTATGGATGTATCTGATCTTGCTCCGATGGTGACTTGGGGGACCAATCCTTCTATGGGAGTGGACTTCGAGACTCCTTTTCCAGAGTTTCGCGACATGAATGATGAACGGGCTTATCATTATATGGATCTAGAACCTGGCCAAAAACCAGCAGACATTGAACTAGGCTATATCTTTATCGGTTCTTGTACCAATGCGCGTCTCAGCGATTTGGAGTTGGCAGCCAAGTTTGTGAAAGGCAAAAAAATTGCGCCAAACTTAACTGCTATTGTGGTACCTGGATCTCGTCCGGTAAAGCAAGCCGCCGAAAAATTAGGCTTAGACAAGATCTTCATGGATGCGGGCTTTGAATGGCGTGATCCAGGATGCTCCATGTGTCTAGGAATGAATCCGGACAAGGTGCCGGATGGAGTCCACTGTGCCTCTACTAGCAACCGGAACTTTGAAGACCGCCAAGGATTTGGGGCTAAAACCCATCTCTGTAGCCCAGCAATGGCCGCTGCAGCAGCAATTGCCGGTCGCTTTGTCGACGTGCGCCAAATGCCAGAAGTCGAGTAA